The Ictidomys tridecemlineatus isolate mIctTri1 chromosome 6, mIctTri1.hap1, whole genome shotgun sequence genome includes a region encoding these proteins:
- the Fkbp11 gene encoding peptidyl-prolyl cis-trans isomerase FKBP11 isoform X2, whose amino-acid sequence MTLRPLFLPLHLLLLLLLSGTVCRAEAGFETESPVRTLQVETLGTLIDGRIIDTSLTRDPLVIELGQKQVIPGLEQSLLDMCVGEKRRAIIPSHLAYGKRGFPPSVPADAVLQYDVELIALIRANYWQKLVKGILPLVGMAMVPGLLCLIGFHLYKKANTPKVSKKKLKEEKRNKSKKK is encoded by the exons ATGACCCTGCGCCCCTTATTCCTGCCCCTCcatctcctgctgctgctgctgctcagtGGGACGGTGTGCCGGGCTGAGGCTGGGTTCGAAACCGAAAGTCCCGTCCGGACCCTCCAagtggagactttg GGTACCTTGATAGATGGACGCATTATTGACACCTCTCTGACCAGAGATCCTCTGGTTATAGAACTTGGCCAAAAGCAGGTGATTCCAG GTCTGGAGCAGAGCCTTCTAGACATGTGTGTAGG AGAGAAGCGAAGGGCAATCATCCCTTCTCACTTGGCCTATGGAAAACGGGGATTTCCACCATCTGTCCCAG CGGATGCAGTGTTGCAGTATGACGTGGAGCTGATTGCACTGATCCGAGCCAACTACTGGCAAAAGCTGGTGAAGGGCATTTTGCCTCTGGTAGGCATGGCCATGGTGCCAGGCCTCCTGTGTCTCATTGGGTTTCACCTATACAAAAAGGCCAACACACCCAAAGTCTCCAAAAAGAAGCTCAAGGAAGAAAAACGAAAcaagagtaaaaagaaataa
- the Fkbp11 gene encoding peptidyl-prolyl cis-trans isomerase FKBP11 isoform X1: MTLRPLFLPLHLLLLLLLSGTVCRAEAGFETESPVRTLQVETLVEPPEPCAEPAAFGDTLHIHYTGTLIDGRIIDTSLTRDPLVIELGQKQVIPGLEQSLLDMCVGEKRRAIIPSHLAYGKRGFPPSVPADAVLQYDVELIALIRANYWQKLVKGILPLVGMAMVPGLLCLIGFHLYKKANTPKVSKKKLKEEKRNKSKKK, from the exons ATGACCCTGCGCCCCTTATTCCTGCCCCTCcatctcctgctgctgctgctgctcagtGGGACGGTGTGCCGGGCTGAGGCTGGGTTCGAAACCGAAAGTCCCGTCCGGACCCTCCAagtggagactttg GTGGAGCCCCCCGAACCGTGTGCAGAACCCGCTGCTTTTGGAGACACGCTCCACATACATTACACG GGTACCTTGATAGATGGACGCATTATTGACACCTCTCTGACCAGAGATCCTCTGGTTATAGAACTTGGCCAAAAGCAGGTGATTCCAG GTCTGGAGCAGAGCCTTCTAGACATGTGTGTAGG AGAGAAGCGAAGGGCAATCATCCCTTCTCACTTGGCCTATGGAAAACGGGGATTTCCACCATCTGTCCCAG CGGATGCAGTGTTGCAGTATGACGTGGAGCTGATTGCACTGATCCGAGCCAACTACTGGCAAAAGCTGGTGAAGGGCATTTTGCCTCTGGTAGGCATGGCCATGGTGCCAGGCCTCCTGTGTCTCATTGGGTTTCACCTATACAAAAAGGCCAACACACCCAAAGTCTCCAAAAAGAAGCTCAAGGAAGAAAAACGAAAcaagagtaaaaagaaataa